One part of the Nitrospirota bacterium genome encodes these proteins:
- a CDS encoding cold-shock protein, whose translation MSKGKVKWFNESKGFGFLECEDGQDVFVHYSAISGDGFKTLAEGDEVSFEVENGQKGPKAVNVVKI comes from the coding sequence ATGTCAAAAGGAAAAGTGAAGTGGTTCAACGAATCAAAAGGTTTCGGTTTTCTAGAATGTGAAGATGGACAGGATGTATTTGTCCATTATTCCGCCATCAGTGGTGATGGCTTCAAGACCCTTGCAGAGGGTGACGAAGTCAGCTTTGAAGTAGAAAACGGCCAGAAGGGACCAAAGGCTGTTAATGTAGTGAAGATATAG
- a CDS encoding ATP phosphoribosyltransferase, whose translation MKRGNKIPITIALPKGKLLEYSMEAFDKLGLAPAELKDTSRKLIFETPAHALTFMVVRPTDVPTYVEYGAADIGVVGKDMLLEQEKDLYELLNLKFGYCRIVVAGPKEAIEPYKSGKWMKIRVATKYPLITERFFGSKGIHADIIKLYGSMELAPLAGLSQIIVDLISTGKTLKENNLEIIETITDSTAILIANRASLKLKFARIREIVGSLQKVIEG comes from the coding sequence ATGAAACGCGGGAATAAAATTCCTATAACAATTGCCCTTCCAAAGGGGAAACTCCTTGAATATTCAATGGAGGCATTCGATAAACTCGGGCTTGCCCCTGCAGAGCTTAAAGATACAAGCAGGAAGCTGATCTTTGAAACCCCCGCACATGCATTAACGTTCATGGTCGTACGCCCTACAGATGTGCCTACCTACGTTGAGTATGGGGCAGCAGATATTGGGGTCGTTGGAAAGGATATGCTCCTTGAACAGGAGAAAGACCTTTATGAACTTCTCAATCTGAAATTCGGATACTGCCGTATCGTAGTGGCAGGCCCCAAAGAGGCAATTGAACCTTATAAGAGCGGAAAGTGGATGAAGATACGTGTAGCAACAAAGTATCCGCTTATAACTGAGAGATTTTTCGGGAGTAAAGGGATACATGCCGACATTATAAAACTCTATGGCTCTATGGAGCTTGCCCCTCTTGCCGGTCTGTCGCAGATTATTGTGGATTTAATCTCAACCGGTAAGACCTTAAAGGAAAATAACCTTGAGATAATTGAAACTATCACAGACTCAACTGCAATACTTATAGCAAACAGGGCGAGCCTTAAACTGAAATTCGCAAGGATTCGTGAGATTGTCGGAAGTCTGCAAAAAGTTATAGAAGGATAA
- a CDS encoding dTMP kinase gives MQGLFITFEGIEGCGKTSQAKLLNDYLTALGHDVMMTREPGGTPISEAVREILLSNDSVNMHPHTEVLLYLASRAQHVSEIMKPALGKGRIVICDRFADSTFVYQCFVRGINKEIVETMNNFAVGHLQPDITFVLDVEPAEGLHRAMLRNQKHSRGQDRIENESLDFHNKVREGYLKLAQEYPDRVHLIKTDKDKSEVHEEIKKVVDTLLRLFPLP, from the coding sequence ATGCAAGGATTGTTTATCACTTTTGAAGGGATTGAGGGATGCGGTAAGACCAGTCAGGCGAAACTTCTTAATGACTATTTAACCGCACTGGGTCACGATGTTATGATGACGAGAGAGCCGGGCGGAACTCCAATCAGTGAGGCCGTCAGGGAAATCCTGCTATCCAATGATTCCGTGAATATGCACCCTCACACAGAGGTACTGCTTTATCTTGCAAGCAGGGCACAGCATGTCTCAGAGATTATGAAACCGGCATTGGGGAAAGGCAGGATTGTTATTTGTGACAGGTTTGCTGATTCAACTTTTGTTTATCAGTGTTTTGTCCGCGGGATAAATAAGGAAATTGTTGAGACGATGAATAACTTTGCTGTCGGGCATTTACAGCCTGATATAACCTTTGTACTGGATGTTGAACCGGCAGAAGGACTGCATCGGGCTATGTTACGAAATCAGAAACATTCCCGTGGTCAGGACAGAATAGAAAACGAATCCCTCGACTTCCATAATAAGGTCAGGGAAGGATATTTAAAGCTGGCACAGGAATACCCTGATAGGGTACACCTGATAAAGACTGATAAAGACAAGAGTGAAGTACATGAAGAGATAAAAAAGGTTGTTGATACACTGCTTAGATTGTTCCCCCTCCCTTGA
- a CDS encoding stage 0 sporulation protein — MEMETEKTNNQVLDQIPEMEIDQQSNRIPGTKIIGIKFKDQGMVYHFNPQDFFAYVGDYVIVETADGEDIGKVASQPRFSLKILNNRPLKKVLRLPNAKDLSRLKQHEEIEMSAYTYCLERIKERELSMKLINVEYTFDESKMVFYFSAENRVDFRELVKDLAYKYKARIELKQVGIRDGARMIDGFGACGRPLCCSTFLMEFAPVSIKMARKQEMVINPAKISGMCGRLMCCIAYEHGNEDEKK, encoded by the coding sequence ATGGAAATGGAAACAGAAAAAACAAATAATCAGGTATTAGATCAGATACCTGAAATGGAAATAGATCAACAATCCAACCGGATACCGGGAACAAAGATAATAGGGATAAAGTTTAAAGACCAGGGGATGGTGTATCACTTTAACCCTCAGGACTTTTTTGCGTATGTCGGTGACTACGTAATAGTTGAGACTGCTGATGGGGAGGATATAGGAAAGGTTGCTTCACAGCCGAGGTTTTCCTTAAAGATATTAAATAACAGACCCTTGAAAAAGGTATTACGATTACCGAATGCTAAAGACTTATCAAGACTTAAACAACATGAAGAGATCGAAATGAGTGCTTATACCTACTGCCTCGAACGTATAAAAGAACGTGAACTTTCCATGAAGCTGATCAATGTTGAATATACATTTGATGAAAGCAAGATGGTCTTCTACTTCTCTGCAGAAAATCGTGTGGACTTCAGGGAGCTTGTTAAAGACCTTGCATATAAGTATAAGGCAAGGATTGAATTGAAGCAGGTCGGTATACGAGACGGGGCAAGGATGATTGACGGCTTCGGCGCTTGCGGAAGGCCGCTGTGCTGTTCAACATTTTTAATGGAGTTTGCACCTGTCTCTATCAAGATGGCAAGAAAACAGGAGATGGTAATAAACCCTGCAAAAATATCAGGTATGTGCGGCAGGCTTATGTGCTGTATTGCTTATGAACACGGAAATGAAGATGAGAAAAAGTAG
- the hisD gene encoding histidinol dehydrogenase, whose product MPLGDFRVKILRTKDKRFRSIHKTLLMRGISYGKAIEDAVQEIIEDVRVHGDNALIKYTERFDNFSISPVTMRVSRNEIMDAYSKVNPEHIDDLEYAAGKISSFHERQKVTGWTYKDNGVLLGQVVTPLQRVGLYVPGGKALYPSTVLMSAIPAKIAGVKDILICTPTPHGEINPYILVAADIAGVDQIYTIGGAQAVAAMACGTETIPRVDKIVGPGNIFVAIAKKLLYGQVDIDMVAGPSEILIIADDTADPSFVAMDILSQAEHDEEAVAILITPSEPFAEKVLQRVKSETKSLIRKKVIEQSLSNHGLILVTGDIHEAVQLSNEIAPEHLSIQVSNPMELLKGITNAGAIFLGSYTPQTMGDYVAGPNHTLPTGGTARFFSPLAVDDFVKKSSIIRYPKASLKKDGAVASRIAEIEGLEAHSKAVRIRMGKE is encoded by the coding sequence ATGCCGTTAGGAGATTTTCGGGTGAAAATATTACGAACAAAGGATAAGAGATTCAGGAGTATTCATAAGACACTGCTGATGCGGGGCATTTCCTACGGCAAGGCCATAGAGGATGCGGTACAGGAGATAATAGAAGATGTCCGTGTACATGGAGATAATGCCTTAATAAAATACACTGAGCGATTTGATAATTTCTCTATCTCCCCTGTTACAATGCGCGTTTCGAGAAATGAGATTATGGATGCCTATTCAAAGGTTAATCCTGAGCATATTGATGACCTTGAATATGCAGCAGGGAAAATTTCCTCATTCCATGAACGTCAGAAGGTGACAGGATGGACTTATAAAGACAACGGGGTACTATTAGGACAGGTCGTAACCCCTTTACAACGTGTCGGGCTGTACGTCCCCGGAGGTAAAGCCCTATATCCGTCAACTGTATTGATGAGTGCAATCCCGGCAAAGATAGCGGGCGTTAAAGATATTCTTATATGTACACCGACACCGCATGGTGAGATAAACCCATACATACTCGTTGCCGCCGACATAGCCGGGGTAGACCAAATATATACTATCGGCGGGGCACAGGCAGTAGCGGCAATGGCCTGCGGGACTGAGACGATTCCACGTGTAGATAAAATCGTCGGGCCTGGAAACATATTCGTTGCTATTGCAAAGAAGCTGCTCTACGGTCAGGTGGATATTGATATGGTGGCAGGACCTAGTGAGATACTCATAATTGCGGATGATACGGCTGACCCTTCTTTTGTTGCTATGGATATATTATCCCAGGCAGAACATGATGAAGAGGCAGTGGCAATATTGATTACCCCTTCAGAACCATTTGCTGAAAAGGTTTTGCAAAGAGTAAAGTCAGAGACAAAATCCCTGATAAGAAAAAAGGTAATCGAACAATCCCTAAGTAATCACGGACTCATCCTGGTTACAGGAGATATACATGAGGCTGTTCAACTCTCCAATGAGATAGCACCTGAACACCTTTCCATTCAGGTTTCTAATCCTATGGAACTGCTTAAAGGAATAACCAATGCAGGCGCTATTTTTCTTGGAAGCTATACACCACAGACAATGGGGGATTATGTAGCAGGCCCTAACCATACACTCCCGACAGGCGGTACAGCAAGGTTCTTCTCACCGCTTGCTGTTGATGACTTTGTAAAGAAATCAAGCATAATCCGGTACCCCAAGGCATCTTTAAAAAAAGACGGCGCCGTGGCATCAAGGATTGCAGAGATTGAAGGGCTTGAGGCACACAGCAAGGCAGTGAGGATAAGGATGGGGAAGGAATAG
- a CDS encoding DNA polymerase III subunit produces MAFSEIKGQDRAITILKRAIANGRIANTYLFYGPDGTGKKGIAVNFAKVLNCPNYVDDACDACVSCRKINQGIHPDITLITTEKGEIKIGVIRDIISGMAYQPLEAKKRVIIVDDADKFNLSSSNAFLKTLEEPPLDTVIILVTASPDMLPQTVLSRSHKITFANIQPHIISEILINKFGFSTDNAEFAAYLANGSISRAVSFSTEDVKKVREDVTRVIAGIDGNPGALFDLSDKYTKDENNFYDVLYWFYTYFRDVLIFKSRGNSDLFINKDMKENIFRTNDSMTVERLLYFMDFLKSIYKGQERNMNKQLAMDTAGTKIIGL; encoded by the coding sequence ATGGCATTCAGTGAAATAAAAGGACAGGACAGGGCAATAACGATTCTCAAACGTGCAATAGCTAATGGACGCATTGCTAATACCTATCTCTTCTACGGCCCGGATGGTACAGGTAAAAAAGGAATTGCCGTCAATTTCGCAAAGGTACTCAACTGCCCTAATTATGTAGATGATGCATGTGATGCATGCGTATCCTGCAGGAAGATTAATCAGGGGATTCACCCGGATATTACGCTTATTACAACTGAAAAGGGTGAGATAAAGATAGGGGTAATCAGGGATATAATCAGCGGAATGGCTTATCAACCGCTTGAGGCAAAAAAGAGGGTAATAATAGTTGATGATGCGGATAAGTTCAATCTGTCTTCGTCGAATGCATTTCTGAAGACGCTTGAAGAACCGCCTTTGGATACAGTAATAATCCTTGTGACAGCAAGTCCGGATATGCTGCCGCAGACTGTACTATCACGCAGTCACAAGATAACGTTCGCAAATATACAGCCCCATATTATTTCAGAAATTCTGATAAATAAATTCGGGTTTTCAACTGACAATGCAGAATTTGCCGCATATCTTGCAAACGGAAGCATCAGCAGGGCTGTCTCTTTTTCAACCGAAGATGTAAAGAAGGTGCGTGAAGACGTAACAAGGGTTATTGCAGGGATAGACGGCAACCCGGGTGCATTATTTGATCTCTCAGATAAATACACAAAAGATGAAAATAATTTTTATGATGTACTCTACTGGTTTTATACATATTTCCGTGATGTCTTAATATTCAAAAGCCGGGGCAATTCAGACCTGTTTATCAACAAAGATATGAAGGAAAATATATTTAGAACAAACGATTCAATGACCGTTGAACGGCTGCTTTATTTTATGGATTTCCTGAAGTCCATTTATAAGGGGCAGGAAAGAAACATGAATAAACAGCTTGCAATGGATACAGCAGGTACAAAAATAATAGGGCTGTAA
- the metG gene encoding methionine--tRNA ligase: MNTEMKMRKSRYITTPIYYVNDIPHIGHAYTTVAADVYARYNRLCGYDVMFLTGTDEHGQKVQEAAAKQNKDPKVYVDEIVVRFQDLWKSLNISNDDFIRTTEERHIKVVQAVLADLYKKGDIYSDTYEGWYCLPDERFWMEKDLENGKCPDCKRPVEHITERNYFFRMSKYQNWLIEYIAGHPDYILPASRKNEVSGFLQKKLGDLCISRPKSRLSWGIPLPFDDNYVTYVWFDALINYISIPGYLTDMERFTKWWPADFHLIGKDILTTHSVYWSTMLHAIGIEPPNAIFAHGWWTVGGEKMSKSRGNVVNPNEVINEFGVDPFRYFLLREVTFGLDGDFSRDAIVRRINSDLANDLGNLLSRTITMIERYCSGIISTPSHLESETSMSISLRMGNEKPHPHPDPPSSLPPQKRVEGFGRNLIAALPEGEEISLPFKGRVRVGMGLFSTESDKKLIESVENLYEKIDNFMARLEFNKALSTIWEVISLANRYIDESAPWALAKDETKKDRLASVLYNSAEVLRIITLYIYPYMPGTAEEMWKQLGIDEEISSVNLQDNSRWGLLRPGSKISKGKVLFPRIDIEKVAVSSQQSAENISEVRSKTLEVRTQITEERKKMSETAIPVTETISIDEFAKIKLRVAKILTAENVPNSKKLVKLSVDLGDETRQIVAGIAAHYQPEELVGKNVVIVANLKPAKLMGIESQGMVLAASNGEILTLVSPIQDIAPGAIVK, from the coding sequence ATGAACACGGAAATGAAGATGAGAAAAAGTAGGTACATCACCACCCCTATCTATTATGTAAACGACATCCCTCATATCGGACACGCCTACACCACTGTAGCCGCTGATGTTTATGCAAGATATAACCGTTTATGCGGCTATGATGTGATGTTTCTTACAGGAACTGATGAACACGGCCAGAAGGTACAGGAGGCCGCAGCAAAACAGAATAAAGACCCAAAGGTTTATGTAGATGAGATAGTGGTACGGTTTCAGGACCTCTGGAAGTCATTGAATATCTCGAATGACGATTTCATAAGGACTACAGAGGAGAGGCATATAAAGGTAGTTCAGGCAGTACTGGCTGACCTTTATAAAAAGGGTGATATTTATTCAGATACTTATGAAGGGTGGTACTGTCTCCCTGATGAGCGTTTCTGGATGGAGAAGGACCTGGAAAACGGCAAATGCCCTGACTGCAAAAGGCCTGTTGAGCATATCACAGAAAGAAATTACTTCTTCCGCATGAGCAAATACCAGAACTGGCTTATAGAATATATAGCCGGGCATCCTGACTACATCCTGCCGGCATCAAGGAAGAATGAGGTATCCGGCTTTCTCCAGAAAAAACTTGGAGACCTCTGCATATCAAGACCAAAGTCAAGGCTCTCATGGGGTATTCCTCTTCCGTTTGATGATAACTATGTCACCTACGTCTGGTTTGATGCCCTGATAAATTATATATCAATACCTGGTTACCTTACTGACATGGAGAGATTCACGAAATGGTGGCCTGCGGACTTTCATCTGATCGGTAAAGATATTCTCACTACGCACTCTGTATACTGGTCAACCATGCTCCACGCTATAGGTATTGAACCTCCTAATGCCATATTTGCACACGGGTGGTGGACAGTAGGCGGTGAGAAGATGTCAAAGAGCCGTGGAAACGTGGTAAATCCAAATGAAGTTATTAATGAATTCGGTGTAGACCCATTCAGATATTTCCTGCTCCGCGAGGTGACATTCGGCCTTGACGGTGATTTTTCCAGGGATGCAATAGTACGCAGGATCAACAGCGACCTTGCAAACGACCTCGGAAATCTCCTGAGCAGGACGATCACCATGATTGAAAGATATTGTTCCGGTATCATATCTACGCCTTCCCATCTTGAGAGTGAGACTTCCATGAGCATATCACTCAGAATGGGCAACGAAAAACCCCACCCTCACCCTGATCCCCCCTCCTCCCTCCCCCCGCAAAAGAGGGTGGAGGGATTTGGAAGGAACTTAATTGCAGCTCTCCCTGAGGGAGAGGAAATTTCCCTCCCCTTCAAGGGGAGGGTTAGGGTGGGGATGGGGTTATTTTCAACTGAATCTGATAAAAAACTCATAGAGTCTGTGGAAAATCTTTACGAAAAGATAGATAATTTTATGGCAAGACTCGAATTCAACAAGGCATTGAGCACAATATGGGAGGTTATCTCGCTTGCAAACAGATACATAGACGAATCAGCACCATGGGCACTTGCTAAGGATGAAACAAAAAAGGACCGTCTTGCCTCTGTGTTATATAATTCTGCTGAGGTCCTCCGCATCATCACACTGTACATTTATCCTTACATGCCAGGGACAGCAGAAGAGATGTGGAAACAGCTTGGTATTGATGAAGAGATTAGCTCAGTAAATCTTCAGGACAACAGCCGATGGGGATTGCTCAGGCCAGGTTCTAAGATTAGTAAGGGTAAGGTGTTGTTTCCAAGAATAGATATAGAAAAGGTAGCAGTCAGCAGTCAGCAGTCAGCAGAAAATATATCAGAAGTTAGAAGCAAGACGTTAGAAGTAAGAACCCAGATAACAGAAGAAAGGAAAAAGATGTCAGAAACAGCTATACCGGTAACAGAAACTATTTCTATAGATGAATTTGCAAAGATTAAACTCCGTGTTGCAAAGATATTAACCGCTGAAAATGTGCCGAATTCAAAAAAGCTGGTGAAGCTTTCCGTTGACCTTGGTGATGAAACGAGGCAGATAGTAGCAGGGATAGCCGCACATTATCAGCCTGAAGAGCTTGTAGGCAAAAATGTTGTAATAGTAGCAAACCTCAAGCCTGCAAAGCTGATGGGCATTGAATCACAAGGAATGGTGTTAGCCGCAAGCAATGGAGAGATACTAACATTGGTAAGCCCTATACAAGACATTGCACCGGGGGCGATCGTAAAGTAA